A stretch of the Aegilops tauschii subsp. strangulata cultivar AL8/78 chromosome 4, Aet v6.0, whole genome shotgun sequence genome encodes the following:
- the LOC109765310 gene encoding probable mitochondrial adenine nucleotide transporter BTL3, with protein sequence MSWLEMWLPAAAEGAAAGLFLDAGDAAAHGALLAAMPGCSASFGVPRRRRGRAPPGFLSMTMSVKGGRGFAPAPVGLLTGGDDKGGGVEVAEGLVAGRGAEGVVLVEADGKLTEEEAHSGAGAMNTTKHLWSGAVAAMVSRTVVAPLERLKLEYIVRGEQRNLFELIQAIATTEGLKGFWKGNLVNILRTAPFKAVNFYAYDSYRKQLLKWSGNEETTNLERFIAGASAGVTATIMCIPMDTIRTKMVAPGGEALGGVIGVARHMIQTEGLFSLYKGLVPSLISMAPSGAVFYGVYDILKMAYLHSPEGKRRISMMKQQGQEANALDQLELGTVRTLLYGAIAGCCAEAATYPFEVVRRQLQLQVKATKMNALATCLKIVDKGGVPALYVGLIPSLLQVLPSASISYFVYELMKIVLKVE encoded by the exons ATGTCTTGGCTGGAGATGTGGCTGCCGGCCGCGgccgagggggcggcggcggggctgttcctcgacgccggcgacgcggcggcgcaCGGCGCGCTCCTCGCGGCCATGCCCGGCTGCTCGGCCTCCTTCGGCGtgccgcggcggcggcgtgggagggcGCCGCCGGGGTTCCTCTCGATGACGATGTCGGTCAAGGGGGGCAGGGGGTTCGCGCCCGCCCCGGTGGGGCTGCTCACGGGCGGGGACGACAAGGGCGGAGGGGTGGAGGTCGCGGAGGGGCTGGTGGCCGGGAGGGGCGCGGAGGGGGTGGTGCTGGTGGAGGCCGACGGGAAGCTGACGGAGGAGGAGGCTCATTCTGGAGCCGGCGCCATGAACACCACCAAGCATCTCTGGTCTGGAGCCGTCGCCGCCATGGTCTCCAG AACAGTTGTTGCTCCTCTTGAAAGGCTAAAGTTGGAGTATATAGTTCGTGGTGAGCAGAGGAATCTGTTTGAGCTTATCCAAGCGATTGCAACAACGGAAGGACTGAAAGGCTTTTGGAAAGGGAATTTGGTCAATATCCTCCGTACTGCTCCATTCAAGGCGGTGAACTTCTATGCATATGACAGTTACAGAAAGCAACTTCTCAAATGGTCTGGTAATGAAGAAACAACCAATCTTGAGAGATTTATTGCTGGTGCTTCTGCTGGTGTTACAGCAACGATAATGTGTATACCCATGGATACA ATTAGGACAAAGATGGTAGCTCCTGGTGGTGAAGCATTAGGTGGGGTTATTGGTGTTGCCCGCCACATGATCCAGACTGAAGGGTTGTTCTCACTGTACAAGGGATTAGTGCCTTCTCTTATTAGCATGGCACCCTCTGGCGCTGTATTCTACGGGGTGTATGACATACTGAAGATGGCTTATCTGCATTCCCCCGAAGGAAAGAGGAGGATATCAATGATGAAACAACAAGGTCAAGAAGCAAATGCATTAGATCAGCTTGAGTTGGGCACTGTTAGGACCTTACTCTATGGGGCCATCGCTGGATGCTGTGCTGAGGCAGCCACATACCCTTTTGAAGTAGTTAGGAGACAGCTACAGTTGCAAGTCAAAGCAACAAAGATGAATGCACTCGCAACATGCCTAAAAATTGTTGATAAAGGAGGAGTACCAGCACTCTACGTTGGCTTGATCCCCAGCTTGTTACAG GTTCTGCCATCGGCATCTATCAGCtattttgtatacgagctaatgAAGATAGTCCTGAAAGTGGAATGA